A window of the Eulemur rufifrons isolate Redbay chromosome 6, OSU_ERuf_1, whole genome shotgun sequence genome harbors these coding sequences:
- the LOC138384895 gene encoding olfactory receptor 10T2-like — MGNHTAVSTFLLWGFSSFQDLQNLLFAVIFVSHVTIVAANMSIMVAIKLSHNLHTPMYFFLCGLSFSETCTSMVVIPRMLVDLISENKTISLPECATQMFFFLGLAANNCFIMAAMSYDRYTAIHSPLHYHTLMTRKTCLLLMVASWVVGFLISLCIVITIFNLSFCDLNTIQHFFCDISPVVCLACDYTSYHETAIFVLSAFVLVGSFILIMISYVFIVFIVMKMPSAKRRYKAFSTCSSHLTVVSIHYGFACFVYLRPKDSDSFPEDMLMAVTYTVLTPLLNPIVYSLRNKEMQIALRKSLGSVIRFFLQMTDKRPLNIFKN, encoded by the coding sequence ATGGGCAACCACACTGCAGTAAGCACATTTCTTCTGTGGGGATTTTCCAGTTTCCAAGACCTACAGAACTTACTCTTTGCAGTGATTTTTGTCTCCCATGTGACCATCGTAGCTGCAAACATGTCCATAATGGTGGCCATCAAGCTTAGTCACAACcttcacacccccatgtactttttCCTCTGTGGCCTGTCCTTTTCAGAAACCTGTACCTCTATGGTAGTCATCCCCCGCATGTTAGTGGACTTGATATCAGAGAACAAGACCATTTCTCTTCCTGAATGTGCCAcacagatgtttttctttttgggcTTGGCAGCCAACAACTGTTTCATCATGGCTGCCATGTCCTATGACCGGTACACAGCCATCCACAGCCCACTTCACTATCACACCCTTATGACAAGAAAGACCTGCTTGTTATTGATGGTGGCTTCTTGGGTGGTTGGCTTCCTCATTTCTCTGTGCATTGTCATCACTATATTCaacttgtctttttgtgacttgaATACTATCCAGCACTTCTTTTGCGACATCTCACCTGTGGTCTGCCTTGCTTGTGATTACACTTCTTATCATGAAACGGCTATTTTTGTGCTTTCTGCCTTTGTGCTCGTGGGcagctttattttaattatgatttcCTATGTCTTCATTGTGTTCATAGTCATGAAAATGCCCTCTGCAAAGAGAAGGTATAAGGCCTTCTCCACTTGCTCCTCTCACCTCACTGTCGTGTCCATACATTATGGATTTGCTTGCTTTGTCTATTTGAGGCCCAAGGACAGTGACTCCTTCCCTGAAGACATGCTGATGGCTGTGACATATACAGTGCTGACGCCTCTGCTTAATCCCATAGTTTACAGcctgagaaacaaagaaatgcaGATAGCCCTAAGGAAATCACTAGGCAGTGTAATTAGATTTTTCCTTCAGATGACAGATAAAAGACccctgaacatttttaaaaattag
- the LOC138384204 gene encoding olfactory receptor 5P4: METENDTAVTEFIILGLTDNPTLCAIFFVVFLAVYVVTIVGNISIILLIRSSPQLHTPMYLFLSHLAFVDIGYSTSVTPVMLISFLRETTTIPVTGCIAQLGSDVTFGTTECFLLATMAYDRYVAICSPLLYSTHMSPRVCFLLLGASYLGGCMNASSFTGCLMNLSFCGPNKINHFFCDLFPLLKLSCGHIYIAEISPAISSASVLISTLFTIIVSYIYILHSIVNMRSTEGRNKAFSTCTSHLTAVTLFYGTVLFVYVMPKSSYSADQVKVASVIYTVVIPMLNPLIYSLRNKEVKEAMRKLMVRTHWFS; the protein is encoded by the coding sequence ATGGAGACTGAAAATGATACAGCAGTGACAGAGTTCATTATTTTGGGATTAACAGATAATCCTACACTATGTGCCATCTTCTTTGTGGTTTTTCTCGCAGTTTATGTTGTTACTATAGTGGGAAATATCAGCATAATCCTCTTAATCCGAAGCAGCCCACAGCTTCATACCCCAATGTACCTTTTCCTTAGCCATTTGGCATTTGTGGACATTGGCTATTCCACATCAGTTACACCAGTCATGCTCATCAGTTTTTTAAGAGAGACAACGACTATCCCTGTCACTGGCTGTATAGCTCAGCTTGGCTCTGATGTCACGTTTGGAACTACAGAGTGCTTCCTGCTGGCCACCATGGCCTACgatcgctatgtggccatctgctcTCCCCTGCTCTACTCCACCCACATGTCTCCCAGGGTCTGCTTCCTCCTACTGGGTGCTTCCTACCTGGGTGGGTGCATGAATGCCTCCTCATTTACAGGCTGTTTGATGAACCTTTCTTTCTGTGGCCCAAATAAAATCAACCATTTTTTCTGTGACCTCTTCCCACTCTTGAAGCTTTCTTGTGGCCATATTTACATTGCTGAAATATCCCCTGCCATCTCCTCCGCATCGGTCCTTATCAGCACACTCTTCACCATCATCGTGTCCTACATCTACATCCTCCATTCCATCGTGAACATGCGCTCCACTGAGGGGAGGAacaaggccttctccacctgcacTTCCCACCTCACTGCAGTCACTTTGTTTTACGGgacagttttgtttgtttatgtgatGCCCAAGTCAAGCTATTCAGCTGATCAGGTCAAAGTGGCATCTGTGATCTACACAGTAGTGATCCCCATGTTGAACCCCCTCATCTACAGTCTCAGgaacaaggaggtgaaagaggcCATGAGAAAACTGATGGTGAGAACACACTGGTTTTCATGA
- the LOC138384205 gene encoding olfactory receptor 5P1, which produces MEVGNHTTVTKFILLGLTKDPTLCVIFFVIFLGIYSVTLIGNISIITLIRSCSQLHTPMYLFLSHLAFVDIWISTSVTPTMLIGFLTRGVGLSVTGCEAQLCSTVMFGTAECFLLAAMAYDRYVAICLPLLYSTHMSSRVCIILVGASYLGGCVNAWTFTSCLLSLSFWGPNQIDHFFCDFTPLLKLSCSDISIIEIIPSISSGSIIVVTIFVIAISYIYILITILKMRSTEGRHKAFATCTSHLTTVTLYYGTITFIYVMPKSSYSTDQNKVVSVFYTVMIPMLNPLIYSLRNRDVKEALRKATVKIYS; this is translated from the coding sequence ATGGAAGTTGGAAACCACACCACTGTGACAAAGTTCATCCTTTTGGGGTTAACCAAGGATCCTACGCTTTGTGTCATCTTCTTTGTTATATTTCTAGGAATCTATAGTGTCACCTTAATAGGTAATATCAGCATAATCACTTTAATAAGAAGCTGTTCCCAGCTTCACACCCCCATGTACCTGTTCCTCAGCCATTTGGCTTTTGTGGACATCTGGATTTCCACATCAGTCACACCTACAATGCTTATAGGATTCCTTACACGTGGAGTGGGTCTCTCTGTCACTGGCTGTGAAGCTCAGCTCTGTTCTACAGTCATGTTTGGGACAGCTGAGTGCTTCCTACTGGCTGCCATGGCCTATGATCGCTATGTGGCTATCTGCTTGCCCCTTCTTTACTCCACCCACATGTCCTCCAGAGTCTGCATTATCTTAGTGGGGGCTTCCTACCTGGGGGGTTGTGTGAATGCTTGGACATTTACTAGTTGTTTATTGAGTCTCTCTTTCTGGGGACCAAATCAGATAGATcattttttctgtgatttcacTCCTTTGTTGAAACTTTCCTGCTCAGATATCTCCATTATTGAAATTATCCCTTCCATCTCCTCTGGCTCCATCATTGTGGTTACTATTTTTGTCATAGCCATCTCCTACATCTACATCCTCATCACCATCCTGAAGATGCGCTCCACCGAGGGGCGCCACAAGGCCTTCGCCACCTGCACCTCCCACCTCACCACAGTCACTCTCTACTATGGAACTATTACTTTCATTTACGTGATGCCCAAGTCCAGCTATTCGACTGACCAGAACAAGGTGGTGTCTGTGTTCTACACGGTGATGATCCCCATGTTGAACCCTCTCATCTATAGTCTCAGGAACAGAGATGTAAAGGAGGCTTTAAGAAAGGCAACTgtcaaaatatattcttag